The Alnus glutinosa chromosome 1, dhAlnGlut1.1, whole genome shotgun sequence region CCCAATAAGGAGTTCCAGCCGTTGGATCAAACTCACTCAAAGCAATCCTAGCCATCTAAATTACTATAAAAGGAAGGGCTCTCTCTCGGTTCGTTCGTCCCTCGCAAGTAGACTTGCcttgctttttcttcttctctctgattttctcttgcaGTAAGCTAGCTTcatctctctgtttctctgcaaaaactggaactcctctctctctctggttcaTTCCTTTCTGTACACAACAAcaactctcttcttctctcaatTTTCAGCAacagaaaatagagaagaagttCTCTAAGCAACAGTCCTCTGTCCTCCTGTTAGCCAAAACCCAAACACAAAACCAGAATAGTCTCCATCTTCTCTCTGTTCTAGTCCCAAACAGCAGCCCTTCTTGTGTCGTGCATTTGGTAGTAGAAGATAAGAAAAGGGAAtagataagaataaaaaaagaaaagagagaactcTCTAGAAGATCTCTCTCTCACGCCTCTCTTGGTAAGTTGttctccttcttttctttgttttaagtACTCCCTTTTAAAAGGCTCGATCAACTACTTGGTCAAAGGAAAAggtaaaatattataataaaggatagaaaaagaataaaagaaaaagaaaagagattaaAGGCAAAAGGCCctaaaatgtaaaaaggaaaggATAAATTCGAATATAGTTTCttttaatatctcaaaatatcattttgagATATTTAGTAAGTTCCTAACTAaggttttgatttaatttatgtaatttttaagttataagctttgttttgatgttttggtaattttataattttttattaaagttaTCTAAAGTTTTAAGTTATGTTTTTAAAACGGGGGTTTTCAAAGCGGGgtgattaaatataaaaatacgccgTTATAATGCCTGAGTAAAAAGTCACTAGTTTATAAAAGAGTCGTTACGCTGcccaaatatttttaagtattttaggcgttattgatactaatgtcgttattctgtccgaattttataagaataaaataaggttactATTCTAATCACTTGTTTTAAAacataaagctcattatttatatttggtaagttattatgtttatttgatataaaaataaataaataaatatatgatttttaatgttaaagcttttataatgcaattttaaataaaacggttattttggtcattatttataaatgctgttataatgcccacatgaaatatgtggcattataatctattttatatgtcgttataatgtccaaacgaCATTATGTTATTTAGATATCAAAAGcgataaaaagaatattatattattatgagaatcgttttaataataaaagatgTTTACACACTTCAATAAATGTCGTGATAAAGTCCacataaaatattagtaatGAAATCTAATTGgactaattttatatgccgtcGTAATGTTCAAGCGAAAATaggagataatatttaaatagaaaattatattaaggATTAAAGGTCAGAaattataatatgattaaaatgtatttttagtgaattatactaattcactatttgcttgcattatatatgtatatattgcagtgattatatctaTGAACGCTTTcatgaagtcagaagaattacagtaagtatttcttactcactgaggatgatacgtgtggtttagtctttaatgactagtgattgatgttttatttaattgtatacatATGGTTTGACATTTGTTATGTTTAACATGCcttggttggaattatgtatatgatgttgtttgcatgattaaactgtggtaaagttatgagttatgaatgggttaaGAAAAAggctggaggtttaggtaccgaggcgtcagtgaattgagtagaccaacggatgaactgaggtttacgtaccaaggcgtcaagcaattgactagaccaacgggtaaaccgaaagtttaggtaccaagacatcaatacactgataagaccgaagaataaaccaaaggttgaaggaataataataacaaagttGGCGGGCACAAGGCCCACAGAGAGAGCACAAGGCCCCATAAAGATGATAATAAGCTGGCGGGCACAACGCCCACAATGAGAGCACAAGGCCCCGTGGTAGACTAGCGGGCACAAGGCTCACAGTCGAGGCACAAGGCCCTAAGAACCAACAAGCTTTACAGTTTAAGGAGCACAAGGCTTATAAAGAACCCCTTAGCTAAGCACAAGGCTTTAGTAAGATTGAATGCaagtatatgacttaagtaaataaagagttaaagtaaataaatgaatgtgattaaatgtatgtggatataactgtcatAATTTGATTGCATTGaatatggttaaataaatcagtgtatcactgtggttgaggaccgttgactcactcaaccacagcatgagattgtggtgttaaccacaatcacgtGCGAGTTTCTACAGGAATAAAGGAAGCAGCTTAAGGACGAGACTTTTAGCGTATAATCaatatttggagaaaacagtagttatgtatttattaagtgccgcatgtggcacatattgtattattttggaatgtaattattatatcataataaaaggttattatttttatattaaagttattcagtcagctctgatgtgtcattgttaaagaaaaattatattccattgttaatttataactctgatgagttagtaatgtcacgtggaaatcgaaaaattttcacttacgctttttgtaaaagcaggGCGTTACAAATCGAAGCATAACCATTCAAGAAGACCGCTTCTCCCTCCCtccttccctctctctccccttATTTTTCTTCAACCACCTTTCTCCCctgcattgattttttttttcccctcttttgtGGGAGCTTGGACATTCAATTTACCACCATGCATGCGCCCCTCCGCTAGCCTCCCAACCCTTTGACCCACTACAGGCCGCCCTCCATCCAACCCTTCCAACAGGGTGAGGCCCATGCGCCGCTCCCCCTGGCGACGTGAGATCTCAATTCTCCCACCCCTCCTTAATTTGTACCTAAGCCCACCCTCCTCTCTTTGCcttgctttttatttattttttgggaagtTGGAAGTTAGATCTACCACCATCCTTTCATCTCTATTGTTTACGCGCCTTTCCATTGGCCTCCCCACCCCTGATCCACCATGAGCCATCCGCCATCCAGCTTCTCAATCTACCAGTGCGTGGGCCCTACCGACCAACGCGTGAGGCCCTCGCACCGCTCTCTCTGGTGGTTTCAAGATGCAACTATTCCCTCCATGAGCCTGCATTATAGGCGACTATACACTCGAAAATCTAGGGATGAAATGAATAACTATGCCTCATAAACTTGCTAATTATTGCATTGTATCTTTGTTAGGCTTAGTTActgtaaaaaaaactacagcatatTGTTTTTTCAATTGTCAAGATttagttttaagtattttataagaaagagagagaaaatgaagttaaatattgaccattgaaaaaattacaggacttatactgtagtttttttacagcacctaagcctaATCCCCGCAAGTATTATCCATTGAGAGGATGAAGTACTTCAAacaattattaatataaaacaactCGTTACAACATTAATGACGCAGAAGGCATGCccttttttcttagcttttatAGATTAGTCTAAGGTAATTTCAGGTGTTGATCAATATCTTCCAATCCTAGAAAGGGTCTGCTTCGACCTTTACACTGGCCTTGTAAGTTTGTAACGATATTGATGAGCACAGAACAAAAAGTAGACCAAATTCACCGCCGCCAATCCGGCTATGAGGAAGTAGAAATAATCCAATCTGCCAACATTAATATCGTTGGTCAGCCAGTCGGGCCGGCCATCCTTGCCGGTTACATTATGCACGATATTCACCACCAAGCTATTCAGATAGCTTGCCCCGGCAGATGTGAGATAGAATAGTGACGTGCCTATGCTCCTCATGTTTTCAGGAAATTGCTTGTTATAAAATTCAATCAGTGCAACTGTGTTGAATACCTGACAAAGGCCCATTAGGATCTCCTGCGGCGCTAACCACATGACAGACATGGGTGCGACCCCATCCGGCCCAGCATACGACGTTGCCAAAACCCTTCTCCGCTGCTCAACCACTCCGGCGACCACCATTGTTAGAATTGAGAAAACATTCCCAAACCCTATTCTTTGGAGAGTTGTCATCCCCTCTTCACGTTCAGAGTATTTTGCAATTGCCGGTTGTAGAATGCGGTCATACAATGGAAGCCATAGGCCAATCGTGACAAGTGATATGATACTCAGTGAACCGGCAGGGATTTGAAAGTTGGGTCCTAGGTTCCGGTCCATTTTCAAGGCTTGTGATACGATGAATGTTCCTTGTTGTGACATGGAGATGAAGCTGATGACACACGATGTCCATATTGGGACAATTTTTACTGGGCATTTTACCTCTTCAACCTTTTGGATGCTGCAAAGTTTCCATGGAATTGTACAAGAACCATCCGGTTTCACTTCCTTGTCCTCTATCAAAGCTGCTTTGTTCAAGAACCTATTTAAGGAAGTAAAGTAGCAAGTAAATCCCAAAATGAGTTATTAGTGGATTTAGTAGATTATTATGCTATTGCTAATTGCTATACAATTGGGATGACGTGGCAATGAAAATTAACAATCGATTGTTCtttgaaaaaacttcacttaccactcTTGATCTTTCACCATTTTTACATTCATACCctttataaactttaaaaagtatgaatttagtatatttatctttcattttttttttcaattccatAAATCCTTTAGGACTTtccgttaaatcatgtcaaaattctcaaaatacctttttgttttttttaatacatatatatatattctttcaaAAATTCATGTACGGGTATGTTTGCAAATTCCTTTAAATCATGACTAATGCCTAAATCCTAAATCCAACGCCTAAAATGAgaggtattttaagaattttgacaccctctgttaagatttaatgaaaaattctaacggataaatgaaactgaaaaaaattgagagataaatatacataattgacacttttaaaattttatgggtatgattgcaaaaatgatgaaagatcaaaggtggtaagtgaagttttcatttttcttttgtactagcccttattaattaaaatactgATTTTTACTATCATGTCATGTCAATTGTATACGTGATAATcatataatagtctactaattaaataacattactcattacGCATGTACCATTAGTAGTTACCTTAACTCTTCGGTGAGGGGGAGCTTTGAAGCTACACTTTCCTCCGGTGGAGGATCGTAGAAAATTCCAACTACCTCTCCATTAGCCGGAAGCCTAAATCGGCGCTTCTTGTAAGCTGCTATAAACACCTGCATAATGCCGGAAAACGTGGTTCCCTCTGGTTTAACGTGCACGTAAATCTTAGTTCCCGCAAATAGTAAGATAATTGCGCATAACATCAGCACTGTCGGGATCCCGAACCCCAGGGACCAGCTGACGGAGTCTTGGATATAGACCACCAGGGTTTGGTTGACCAACAAGATGACAGTTTGTGTGGTGTAATACCAGTTGTAGAAGCTGTTGgttccttttcttccttcaaCAGTGGTTACATCAAATTGATCAATGCCAAAGGGAATGCTGCACGGCCTGATTCCGCCGGTGCCAATGGCTAACCCGCTTAGGCCCACAAGTAAGGCTCCCAGTTGGGCTTTGGTGTAGCCAATACAGAGGCCCGGTTGTTGCTGCTGTGAAGTTATGCATGGCGGAGGGCGCAGTTGCGGCAGCCAGGCTATTAATGTTATTATCACCATACCCTGCAATATTTGACAGTCCATTAGGCGGATCAAAAGTGTAAACGGCCCTCCTTCAGTCCTTtgtaatctttttctttctttgttttcgaATTGGCCTAAAACAAACGTAGTGATCGGCACGTTTTGATGCGTTCACTGTTTAATAATAGTAAAGCATCAAACATATACACACAAGTAGCCAAAATTAACTATATTTGATATCGGTTTATATCcgtaataaaatattgaaaaataataaaaatcatttcGCCCTACATCTGCGTACAACGGATTTGCAAACTCAAAGATTAAGTAGTAAAAAATATGAACTACGAATGTACAATGGAGTGATGTCTAATAGCTCTCTAAAATATTTtgcaattataattttatttagattGGAACTATCACACTCTTCAATTTCGGCTCTAAAATTGGCCTCTCTCTagctctgtctctctctagcttcATCGATCTCTACCCACCATGTTTCcactcttcttttttaatttaaggaaATATGAATGAGTAATCCAATATTCCACACAAACATTTTGCAAAAATCTTACAAAGCTTATGTGACAGGTCTAGTatgctacatttttttttcatacaattattttacaatgcTGACGTGATAACCCCAACAATCCATAGATT contains the following coding sequences:
- the LOC133858616 gene encoding protein NRT1/ PTR FAMILY 2.13-like yields the protein MAVGNERKWGSSFWSCCCGRRSPRVRSYWSSSSEPARSSLEQKLVEEDGVLHLSELSAIQTKPGWKAMPYILGNETMERLATYGLTANFMVYLMREFQMDQVVAANILNIWSAASNFATIIGAFVADNYLGKFRTIALGSFASLAGMVIITLIAWLPQLRPPPCITSQQQQPGLCIGYTKAQLGALLVGLSGLAIGTGGIRPCSIPFGIDQFDVTTVEGRKGTNSFYNWYYTTQTVILLVNQTLVVYIQDSVSWSLGFGIPTVLMLCAIILLFAGTKIYVHVKPEGTTFSGIMQVFIAAYKKRRFRLPANGEVVGIFYDPPPEESVASKLPLTEELRFLNKAALIEDKEVKPDGSCTIPWKLCSIQKVEEVKCPVKIVPIWTSCVISFISMSQQGTFIVSQALKMDRNLGPNFQIPAGSLSIISLVTIGLWLPLYDRILQPAIAKYSEREEGMTTLQRIGFGNVFSILTMVVAGVVEQRRRVLATSYAGPDGVAPMSVMWLAPQEILMGLCQVFNTVALIEFYNKQFPENMRSIGTSLFYLTSAGASYLNSLVVNIVHNVTGKDGRPDWLTNDINVGRLDYFYFLIAGLAAVNLVYFLFCAHQYRYKLTRPV